Proteins from a genomic interval of Aquabacterium sp. J223:
- a CDS encoding TerC family protein: MEQFMTGHFWLAVGQIIMIDILLGGDNAVVIALACRKLPPKQRTQGILWGTAGAIGLRVVLIFFALTLLAIPYLKLVGAALLLWIGVKLLVPEHEGEHEIEASDRLWSAVKTVIVADFVMSLDNVIAIAGAAQNAGEEHQMALVIFGLVVSIPIIVWGSQLVIKLMDRFPIIITLGGMLLGWIGGTMAVSDPAIVNSLPAGASPGEPAAWLRYAAGIGGALLVLAIGKALVLRRGKSPTASHAS; this comes from the coding sequence ATGGAACAGTTCATGACCGGCCACTTCTGGCTCGCCGTCGGCCAGATCATCATGATCGACATCCTGCTGGGCGGCGACAACGCGGTGGTCATCGCGCTGGCCTGCCGCAAGCTGCCGCCCAAGCAGCGCACCCAGGGCATCCTCTGGGGCACCGCCGGCGCCATCGGCCTGCGCGTGGTGCTGATCTTCTTCGCGCTGACGCTGCTGGCCATTCCCTACCTGAAGCTGGTGGGCGCGGCGCTGCTGCTGTGGATCGGCGTCAAGCTGCTGGTGCCGGAGCACGAGGGCGAGCACGAGATCGAGGCCTCCGACCGGTTGTGGTCGGCGGTGAAGACGGTGATCGTCGCCGACTTCGTGATGAGCCTGGACAACGTGATCGCGATCGCCGGCGCCGCGCAGAACGCCGGCGAGGAGCACCAGATGGCGCTGGTCATCTTCGGTCTGGTGGTCAGCATTCCGATCATCGTCTGGGGCAGCCAGCTGGTGATCAAGCTGATGGACCGCTTCCCCATCATCATCACGCTGGGCGGCATGCTGCTGGGCTGGATCGGCGGCACCATGGCCGTCAGCGACCCCGCGATCGTCAACAGCCTGCCCGCCGGCGCCAGCCCGGGCGAGCCGGCCGCCTGGCTGCGTTACGCCGCCGGCATCGGCGGTGCCCTGCTGGTGCTGGCCATCGGCAAGGCGCTGGTCCTGCGCCGCGGCAAGAGCCCGACCGCCTCGCACGCGTCCTGA
- a CDS encoding serine/threonine-protein kinase gives MSPDGGFGRIAHYRLDLLVARGPMSELYAATDLRDGQRRALKRLCLDGVGAGDEGAHQRFVQEAQTASRLHHPHIVQLIEAGQWEGQAFLVMEFLSGRDLTTYVRPARLLPEPVALQVAGALALALDHAHRQGVVHRDVKPANVLLDLPRRQVKLTDFGIARSVDAEGTRSGLVLGTPTYMAPEQLAGAPAGAAGDFYALGAVLFELLTGRPPHVADTLGELLRSIAAHPAPSLRSLRPELPHALDDMTAALLERDPRRRLADGPVVAARLAEIEADWPQA, from the coding sequence GTGAGCCCTGACGGCGGCTTCGGCCGGATCGCCCATTACCGGCTGGACCTGCTCGTCGCCCGCGGGCCGATGAGCGAGCTCTACGCCGCCACCGACCTGCGCGACGGACAACGCCGCGCCCTCAAGCGCCTGTGCCTGGACGGCGTCGGCGCCGGCGACGAGGGCGCGCACCAGCGCTTCGTGCAGGAGGCGCAGACGGCGTCTCGGCTCCACCACCCGCACATCGTCCAGCTCATCGAGGCCGGGCAGTGGGAAGGCCAGGCCTTCCTGGTGATGGAGTTCCTCAGTGGACGCGACCTGACCACCTACGTTCGCCCGGCGCGGCTGCTGCCGGAACCGGTGGCGCTGCAGGTGGCCGGGGCGCTGGCACTGGCGCTGGATCACGCGCACCGGCAGGGGGTGGTGCACCGCGACGTGAAACCGGCCAACGTGCTGCTGGACCTGCCGCGCCGGCAGGTGAAGCTCACCGACTTCGGCATCGCGAGGTCGGTCGACGCGGAGGGCACGCGCAGCGGCCTGGTGCTGGGCACCCCGACCTACATGGCGCCGGAGCAGCTGGCCGGCGCGCCCGCCGGCGCCGCCGGCGACTTCTACGCCCTCGGCGCCGTGCTCTTCGAGCTGCTCACCGGCCGGCCGCCCCACGTGGCCGACACCCTTGGCGAGCTGCTGCGCAGCATCGCGGCGCACCCGGCGCCGTCGCTGCGGTCGCTGCGGCCCGAACTGCCGCATGCGCTGGATGACATGACCGCCGCGCTCCTGGAACGCGACCCGCGGCGGCGGCTGGCCGACGGACCAGTGGTGGCCGCCCGGCTGGCCGAGATCGAGGCCGACTGGCCGCAGGCATGA
- the sucC gene encoding ADP-forming succinate--CoA ligase subunit beta translates to MKIHEYQGKEILRQFGVPVPRGYPAFTVQEAVEAAQKLGGPVWVVKAQIHAGGRGKGGGVKVAKTIDDVKRLAGEILGMQLKTHQTGPEGQKVRRLYIEDGADIQKEYYVSLVTDRATQKVAFIASSEGGMDIEEVAHATPEKIITEYVDPLAGLGAEQAKKIAAGIGLPAESSQQAVDLFQKLYKCYMETDASLVEINPLNRDSKNNLVALDAKFNFDSNALFRHPEVVALRDLDEEDPAEVEASKFDLAYISLDGNIGCLVNGAGLAMATMDTIKLFGGEPANFLDVGGGATAEKVTEAFKIMLKNPEVKGILVNIFGGIMKCDTIATGVITACKAVNLQVPLVVRMKGTNEELGKKMLAESGLPIIAADTMAEAATKIVAAVA, encoded by the coding sequence ATGAAGATTCACGAGTACCAAGGCAAGGAAATCCTGCGCCAGTTCGGCGTGCCGGTCCCTCGCGGCTATCCGGCGTTCACTGTCCAGGAGGCGGTGGAAGCGGCGCAGAAGCTGGGCGGCCCGGTGTGGGTGGTCAAGGCGCAGATCCACGCCGGCGGCCGCGGCAAGGGCGGCGGCGTGAAGGTGGCCAAGACGATCGACGACGTCAAGCGCCTGGCCGGCGAGATCCTCGGCATGCAGCTGAAGACGCACCAGACCGGCCCCGAAGGCCAGAAGGTGCGCCGGCTCTACATCGAGGACGGCGCCGACATCCAGAAGGAGTACTACGTCTCGCTGGTGACCGACCGCGCGACGCAGAAGGTCGCCTTCATCGCGTCCAGCGAAGGCGGCATGGACATCGAGGAGGTGGCGCACGCCACGCCCGAGAAGATCATCACCGAGTACGTCGACCCGCTGGCCGGCCTGGGCGCCGAGCAGGCGAAGAAGATCGCCGCGGGCATCGGCCTGCCGGCCGAGTCGAGCCAGCAGGCCGTCGACCTGTTCCAGAAGCTCTACAAGTGCTACATGGAAACGGACGCGTCGCTGGTGGAGATCAACCCGCTCAACCGCGACAGCAAGAACAACCTGGTCGCGCTGGACGCCAAGTTCAACTTCGACTCGAACGCGCTGTTCCGCCATCCCGAGGTCGTCGCGCTGCGAGACCTCGATGAAGAAGACCCGGCGGAAGTCGAGGCCAGCAAGTTCGACCTCGCCTACATCAGCCTGGACGGCAACATCGGCTGCCTGGTCAACGGTGCCGGTCTGGCGATGGCGACGATGGACACCATCAAGCTGTTCGGCGGCGAGCCGGCCAACTTCCTCGACGTCGGTGGCGGCGCCACCGCCGAGAAGGTGACCGAGGCCTTCAAGATCATGCTGAAGAACCCGGAGGTCAAGGGCATCCTCGTCAACATCTTCGGCGGCATCATGAAGTGCGACACCATCGCCACCGGGGTCATCACCGCCTGCAAGGCGGTCAACCTGCAGGTGCCGCTGGTCGTGCGAATGAAGGGCACGAACGAGGAACTGGGCAAGAAGATGCTGGCCGAGTCCGGCCTGCCCATCATCGCCGCCGACACCATGGCCGAAGCCGCGACCAAGATCGTCGCCGCGGTCGCTTGA
- the recA gene encoding recombinase RecA — translation MDAPVKALNTEKAKALQAALAQIEKQFGKGSIMRLGEGEVIEDIQVVSTGSLGLDIALGVGGLPRGRVVEIYGPESSGKTTLTLQVIAEMQKLQGTCAFIDAEHALDIQYAQKLGVNLQELLISQPDTGEQALEIVDALVRSGSVDLIVVDSVAALTPKAELEGEMGDSLPGLQARLMSQALRKLTATIKKTNCMVIFINQIRMKIGVMFGSPETTTGGNALKFYASVRLDIRRIGSIKKGEEVIGSETKVKVVKNKVSPPFKTAEFDILYGEGISREGEIIDMGVEAKVLDKSGSWYAYNGEKIGQGKDNAREFLRENADLAREIENRVRESMGIPLLGGAAAGA, via the coding sequence ATGGACGCCCCCGTCAAAGCCTTGAACACCGAAAAGGCCAAGGCCCTGCAGGCCGCGCTGGCCCAGATCGAAAAGCAGTTCGGCAAGGGCTCGATCATGCGCCTGGGCGAAGGCGAGGTGATCGAGGACATCCAGGTCGTCTCCACCGGCTCGCTGGGGCTGGACATCGCGCTCGGCGTCGGCGGCCTGCCGCGCGGCCGGGTGGTCGAGATCTACGGCCCCGAGTCGTCCGGCAAGACCACCCTCACCCTGCAGGTCATCGCCGAGATGCAGAAGCTGCAGGGCACCTGCGCCTTCATCGACGCCGAACACGCGCTCGACATCCAGTACGCGCAGAAGCTGGGCGTCAACCTGCAGGAGCTGCTGATCAGCCAGCCCGACACCGGCGAGCAGGCGCTGGAGATCGTCGACGCGCTGGTGCGCTCCGGCTCGGTGGACCTCATCGTCGTCGACTCGGTGGCCGCGCTCACGCCCAAGGCCGAGCTCGAAGGCGAAATGGGCGACTCGCTGCCCGGCCTGCAGGCCCGCCTGATGAGCCAGGCGTTGCGCAAGCTCACCGCCACGATCAAGAAGACCAACTGCATGGTCATCTTCATCAACCAGATCCGCATGAAGATCGGCGTGATGTTCGGCAGCCCGGAAACCACCACCGGCGGCAATGCGCTCAAGTTCTACGCCTCGGTGCGGCTGGACATCCGGCGCATCGGCAGCATCAAGAAGGGCGAGGAAGTCATCGGCAGCGAGACCAAGGTCAAGGTGGTGAAGAACAAGGTCAGCCCGCCCTTCAAGACCGCCGAGTTCGACATCCTCTACGGCGAGGGCATCAGCCGCGAGGGCGAGATCATCGACATGGGTGTGGAGGCCAAGGTGCTGGACAAGTCCGGCTCCTGGTACGCCTACAACGGCGAAAAGATCGGCCAGGGCAAGGACAACGCACGCGAGTTCCTGCGCGAGAACGCCGACCTGGCCCGCGAGATCGAGAACAGGGTGCGCGAGTCCATGGGCATCCCGCTGCTGGGCGGCGCCGCCGCCGGCGCGTAA